The Miscanthus floridulus cultivar M001 chromosome 17, ASM1932011v1, whole genome shotgun sequence genome has a window encoding:
- the LOC136517319 gene encoding uncharacterized protein encodes MSSSASPANRRPPGPLALGLESSANKIGIGVVSLSGDILSNPRHTYVTPPGHGFLPRETAQHHLGHLLPLLRAALAEAGVAPADLACVCYTKGPGMGGPLQVAAAAARSLSLLWRKPLVAVNHCVAHIEMGRAVTGAVDPVVLYVSGGNTQVIAYSEGRYRIFGETIDIAVGNCLDRFARVLELSNDPNPGYNIEQLAKKGEKFIDLPYVVKGMDVSFSGILSFIEAMTIEKLKNNECTPADLCYSLQETVFAMLVEITERAMAHCDSKDVLIVGGVGCNERLQEMMRIMCSERGGRLFATDDRYCIDNGAMIAYTGLLAYAHGVTTPLVESTFTQRFRTDEVHAIWREKEMPVLNNIHLDAMAEVSKDEASIPTPIVVDS; translated from the exons ATGTCCTCGTCGGCGTCTCCGGCGAACCGCCGTCCCCCGGGCCCGCTGGCGCTGGGGCTGGAGTCGTCGGCGAACAAGATCGGCATCGGCGTGGTCTCCCTCTCGGGGGACATCCTCTCCAACCCGCGCCACACCTACGTGACCCCGCCGGGCCATGGCTTCCTTCCCCGGGAGACCGCGCAGCACCACCTCGGGCACCTCCTGCCTCTCCTCCGCGCCGCGCTCGCCGAGGCCGGTGTGGCCCCCGCTGACCTCGCGTGCGTCTGCTACACTAAAGGCCCCGGCATGGGCGGGCCACTCCAggtcgccgccgcggccgcccgcTCGCTCTCCCTGCTCTGGAGGAAGCCGCTCGTGGCGGTCAACCACTGCGTTGCGCACATCGAGATGGGCCGCGCGGTCACTGGGGCCGTGGACCCCGTCGTGCTCTACGTCTCCGGCGGAAACACGCAGGTTATCGCCTACAGCGAGGGGAGGTACAGGATCTTCGGGGAAACCATTGATATCGCCGTCGGGAACTGCCTTGACCGATTCGCCAGGGTCCTTGAGCTTTCCAATGACCCTAACCCCGGCTATAACATCGAGCAG CTTGCAAAGAAGGGAGAAAAATTCATTGATCTCCCTTATGTTGTGAAGGGTATGGATGTGTCATTTAGTGGCATATTGAGTTTTATTGAAGCTATGACGATTGAAAAGCTTAAAAATAATGAGTGCACACCTGCAGACCTATGCTACTCATTGCAG GAAACTGTCTTCGCCATGCTTGTTGAAATTACTGAACGTGCAATGGCGCACTGTGATTCAAAGGACGTTCTTATTGTTGGTGGCGTTGGTTGCAACGAACGTTTACAGGAGATGATGAGGATTATGTGCTCAGAAAGAGGGGGTAGGCTGTTTGCAACTGATGACCGCTATTGTATAGACAATGGGGCAATGATTGCATACACTGGTTTACTGGCGTATGCACATGGTGTGACCACTCCCCTGGTGGAGTCGACATTTACGCAAAGATTCCGAACTGATGAAGTTCATGCGATTTGGAGAGAGAAGGAGATGCCGGTGCTAAATAACATCCATTTAGATGCAATGGCTGAAGTATCTAAAGATGAAGCCTCCATCCCGACACCAATCGTTGTAGATTCCTGA